One genomic region from Rosa rugosa chromosome 1, drRosRugo1.1, whole genome shotgun sequence encodes:
- the LOC133726797 gene encoding uncharacterized protein LOC133726797: MADQCLRQVYNGGWVMVPGVQWRICDGSKVNIWHKWIPNCQQFLIPKPDNCIFEYVSDLIDSNTREWMTATIHAIFSPEVAQQVLCIPLGRRNMEDKLIWGPEKKGFYSVKTTYLIARASVLENVLVFSSNGNPFKQLWNIIWKAQVPGKVKICIWRACCDLLPTRAKLCSKGYTGDLHCLLCAYQYEDNSHVFCKCPVAVSILTAPPFNLGNSLLPNIDFREWMLDHALNLQQNMFEKLMMVLWSLWKNRNDKLWNDTCQPAHVLMNSAHELSSLAWIDEFCKARQVEKKPTVRAKTSWIPAPDG, from the coding sequence ATGGCAGACCAGTGCTTAAGGCAGGTGTACAATGGAGGATGGGTGATGGTTCCAGGTGTACAATGGAGGATATGTGATGGTTCCAAGGTGAATATTTGGCATAAATGGATCCCAAACTGTCAGCAATTCTTAATCCCCAAGCCAGATAATTGTATTTTTGAATATGTGTCTGACCTTATTGATTCCAATACTAGAGAATGGATGACTGCAACCATTCATGCTATTTTCTCCCCGGAAGTAGCCCAACAGGTGCTATGCATCCCTCTTGGTAGGAGAAATATGGAGGACAAGTTGATTTGGGGCCCAGAGAAGAAAGGCTTCTATTCTGTTAAGACTACTTACTTGATTGCTCGTGCTTCTGTCCTAGAAAATGTTCTTGTCTTTTCCTCTAATGGAAATCCATTCAAACAACTCTGGAACATAATATGGAAAGCACAAGTGCCAGGTAAGGTAAAAATCTGCATTTGGAGAGCATGTTGTGATCTGTTACCTACTAGAGCAAAATTATGCTCTAAAGGTTACACGGGGGATCTACATTGTCTACTGTGTGCATATCAATATGAAGACAATTCTCATGTCTTTTGCAAGTGTCCAGTTGCAGTTTCGATACTTACAGCCCCACCTTTTAATTTAGGCAACAGCTTGCTACCAAATATTGATTTTAGAGAGTGGATGTTAGACCACGCATTGAATCTGCAGCAAAACATGTTTGAGAAGCTTATGATGGTTCTATGGTCTCTGTGGAAGAACAGGAATGACAAGCTTTGGAATGATACTTGTCAACCTGCACATGTGTTGATGAATTCTGCACATGAGTTAAGTTCATTGGCCTGGATTGATGAATTCTGCAAAGCTAGGCAAGTGGAAAAGAAGCCAACAGTTCGAGCTAAGACCTCCTGGATACCTGCACCTGATGGCTAA
- the LOC133724756 gene encoding uncharacterized protein LOC133724756, translating to MVRKTAESKYPTIQLSEIPVKQFENDKPEQIKIVLKPRLNKTNATENNGAGMKRIPVRSVEERKEEYDKARAHIFISSSSLDLSDTSFQVPTDGKNASLSKDENESFRNSMIDPEKNLDINDLCTSSRVVIFRDREKDRTDPDYDRSYERYVKSLPANQRFNVTPSSMQKFQPQFLQYKVGLSQMPRTLPSISYGAPSTLAMSPFCAMGSSQTSREATYIQWPNAAMMYAHPYDQFRQAVIQELDHATLHYDQPHMLWQQVDVPPCYRT from the exons ATGGTTAGGAAAACAGCAGAAAGCAAGTACCCAACTATTCAGCTATCAGAAATACCTGTGAAGCAGTTTGAAAATGATAAACCTGAGCAGATTAAAATTGTCCTCAAGCCTAGGCTTAATAAAACCAATGCGACTGAAAATAATGGAGCTGGGATGAAAAGAATTCCTGTTAGAAGTGTAGAAGAGAGGAAGGAGGAGTATGATAAGGCGCGTGCTCATATCTTTATCAGTTCTAGCAGTCTTGACTTGAGCGATACATCGTTTCAGGTCCCAACTGATGGTAAAAATGCATCTTTAAGCAAGGATGAGAATGAAAGTTTCAGGAACTCCATGATTGATCCAGAAAAGAATTTAGACATAAATGATCTTTGTACTTCATCTCGAGTTGTCATATTCAGAGATAGGGAAAAAGACCGTACTGACCCAGATTATGATCGCAGTTATGAGAG GTATGTGAAGAGTCTTCCTGCCAATCAGAGGTTTAACGTGACACCTTCCAGTATGCAAAAGTTCCAACCTCAATTTTTGCAGTATAAAGTTGGTTTGTCACAAATGCCAAGGACTTTGCCTTCAATTAGCTATGGGGCACCATCAACCCTAGCCATGAGCCCTTTTTGTGCCATGGGATCGAGTCAGACATCTAGAGAAGCTACATACATTCAGTGGCCAAATGCTGCAATGATGTATGCACATCCGTATGATCAGTTTAGACAAGCTGTTATCCAG GAGCTTGATCATGCCACACTACACTATGATCAGCCTCATATGCTATGGCAGCAAGTCGATGTGCCACCTTGTTACCGGACCTAG